Proteins encoded by one window of Microtus pennsylvanicus isolate mMicPen1 chromosome 18, mMicPen1.hap1, whole genome shotgun sequence:
- the LOC142837462 gene encoding olfactory receptor 14A2-like, translating to MTNGIAVTGFIFMGISDVQELQTLCGVFFLVMYMAALISNLIIITLISLDLQLQTPMYFFLKNLSLLDVFFVSVTIPNLVVNSLTHNNFISIPACAVQVFLLSSFSAGEVFILTAMSYDRYVAICSPLHYDAIMNATTFVVLVGVSWATGVFFGTMYIAGIFSGPFCGSNVIPQFFCDVPSLLRISCSERLLLIYTGLGIGLFLGMCCFTCVVISYFYIFSTVLKIPTTKGQSKAFATCVPHLTVFTVFIATACFVYLKPPSIVPSITDRLFAVLYTLLPPALNPLIYSLRNNDVKCALRRLQQNLCARYSLHLILQNICQWYSVSHATSKLFS from the coding sequence ATGACCAATGGCATTGCAGTAACTGGATTCATCTTTATGGGGATCTCTGACGTCCAGGAGCTACAGACTCTGTGTGGAGTGTTCTTCCTAGTGATGTACATGGCGGCCCTAATAAGTAACCTGATCATCATCACTCTCATCTCCCTTGACCTGCAGCTTCAaacacccatgtacttcttcctgaaGAATTTGTCCCTGCTGGATGTCTTCTTTGTGTCAGTTACCATCCCAAACTTAGTTGTGAATAGTCTAACACACAACAATTTTATATCCATTCCTGCTTGTGCAGTTCAGGTATTCTTATTGAGTTCTTTCTCTGCAGGGGAAGTATTTATTCTCACTGCCAtgtcctatgaccgctatgttgcCATTTGCAGTCCCCTGCACTATGATGCCATCATGAATGCTACTACCTTTGTGGTGTTGGTGGGTGTTTCTTGGGCCACTGGGGTATTCTTTGGAACCATGTATATAGCTGGCATATTTTCCGGGCCTTTTTGTGGTTCCAATGTGATTCCACAGTTTTTCTGTGATGTCCCCTCATTGCTAAGGATTTCCTGTTCTGAAAGACTACTGCTCATTTATACAGGTCTTGGAATTGGTCTATTTCTAGGCATGTGTTGCTTTACCTGTGTGGTGATCtcttacttttacattttctctACTGTGCTTAAGATTCCTACTACTAAGGGTCAGTCCAAAGCATTTGCCACATGCGTCCCCCACCTCACTGTGTTCACTGTTTTTATTGCTACTGCTTGCTTTGTCTATCTGAAGCCACCGTCAATAGTACCTTCGATCACAGACAGGCTTTTTGCTGTGCTCTACACTCTGTTACCTCCAGCGCTCAATCCTTTGATCTACAGTCTGAGGAACAACGATGTCAAGTGTGCTCTAAGGAGGTTACAGCAAAATCTTTGTGCAAGATATTCTCTTCATTTAATACTTCAAAATATCTGTCAGTGGTATAGTGTCTCACATGCTACAAGCAAGTTGTTCAGTTGA